A DNA window from Aquarana catesbeiana isolate 2022-GZ linkage group LG01, ASM4218655v1, whole genome shotgun sequence contains the following coding sequences:
- the LOC141109068 gene encoding C-X-C motif chemokine 11-6-like — protein MMDGKFIALLCSLLILQCVQGMSPLGRRRCHCIGRLSNSVDIKQIRKFEVFPESSRCEKMEVVAKLKNGEEKCLNPNAKLVKAILTRESTRSGKASGK, from the exons ATGATGGACGGAAAATTCATTGCTCTCCTGTGCTCACTGCTcattcttcagtgcgtgcaag GAATGTCACCTTTAGGGAGAAGACGTTGCCATTGCATTGGACGCCTTTCCAATTCTGTTGATATCAAGCAAATAAGAAAATTTGAGGTGTTTCCAGAAAGTTCCAGATGTGAGAAGATGGAAGTTGT TGCTAAATTGAAGAATGGAGAAGAAAAATGTCTGAATCCTAATGCCAAACTGGTAAAAGCTATCCTTACAAGGGAAAGTACTCG